A window of the Amycolatopsis solani genome harbors these coding sequences:
- a CDS encoding ParA family protein, producing MNPPPSDSTETTPDVGWTPIAEEAARAARLLHPEEGTLPRPGRRRVITVANQKGGVGKTTSTVNLAAALAVHGLKTLVVDLDPQGNASTALDVDHRSGTPSIYEVLIGEVTLAEAAQPTEQSPNLFCVPATIDLAGAEIELVSMASRESRLKEAISSEILDEIGVDYVLIDCPPSLGLLTVNAMVAAQEVLIPIQCEYYALEGLGQLLSNIELVQQHLNRELRVSTILLTMYDGRTKLADQVTNEVRNHFGDTVLKTVIPRSVKVSEAPGYGQTVLAYDPGSRGAMSYVDAAKEIAERGAQMERGSST from the coding sequence GTGAATCCCCCGCCGTCCGACTCCACGGAGACCACCCCCGACGTGGGCTGGACCCCGATCGCCGAAGAAGCCGCCCGCGCCGCGCGTCTGCTGCACCCGGAGGAGGGGACGCTCCCCCGTCCCGGTCGCCGGCGTGTGATCACCGTGGCCAACCAGAAGGGCGGTGTCGGCAAGACCACGAGCACGGTCAACCTCGCCGCCGCGCTGGCCGTCCACGGGCTCAAGACGCTCGTCGTCGACCTCGACCCGCAGGGCAACGCGAGCACCGCGCTCGACGTCGACCACCGGTCCGGGACGCCGTCCATCTACGAGGTGCTGATCGGTGAGGTGACGCTCGCCGAGGCCGCCCAGCCGACCGAGCAGTCGCCGAACCTCTTCTGCGTGCCCGCGACGATCGACCTCGCCGGTGCGGAGATCGAGCTCGTCTCGATGGCGTCCCGCGAGTCCCGGCTCAAGGAAGCGATCTCCTCGGAGATCCTCGACGAGATCGGCGTCGACTACGTCCTCATCGACTGCCCGCCGTCGCTCGGCCTCCTCACGGTCAACGCGATGGTCGCCGCACAGGAGGTGCTCATCCCGATCCAGTGCGAGTACTACGCGCTCGAAGGTCTCGGGCAGCTGCTGAGCAACATCGAGCTCGTGCAGCAGCACCTCAACCGCGAGCTTCGCGTCTCGACGATCCTCCTCACCATGTACGACGGCCGGACCAAGCTGGCCGACCAGGTGACGAACGAGGTCCGCAACCACTTCGGCGACACCGTGCTGAAGACGGTCATCCCCCGCAGCGTCAAGGTGTCGGAGGCGCCTGGGTACGGCCAGACCGTCCTCGCTTACGATCCCGGTTCGCGCGGTGCGATGAGCTACGTCGACGCGGCGAAGGAGATCGCCGAGCGCGGTGCACAGATGGAGAGGGGAAGTTCGACATGA
- a CDS encoding D-alanine--D-alanine ligase family protein, with amino-acid sequence MVDRTVAVLAGGLSHERDVSLRSGRRLSAALKSEGFGIEEWDTDAGLLERLRTQRPDAVVVALHGGEGENGSVQTVLEMLEVPFVGTGSQGCRRAWDKPTAKALLQNAGFVTPGWAVLPHSTFRELGAQAVLDAMVERLGLPLILKPDQGGSALGTQVVREATELPAAMVGCFAYGDTVLAERFVDGVEVAVTVIEGEDGPEALPAVEIVPESGVYDYTARYTAGLTDFFTPARLDDAAAKAVAELAVAAHRVLGLRDISRTDAVVTADGTVYFLEVNPSPGLTETSTVPMAVEAAGKSLGAVFAELIARAISR; translated from the coding sequence GTGGTCGACCGTACCGTTGCCGTGCTCGCCGGCGGTCTCTCGCACGAGCGCGACGTCTCGCTGAGGTCCGGGCGGCGGCTCTCCGCGGCGCTGAAGTCCGAGGGCTTCGGCATCGAGGAGTGGGACACCGACGCGGGCCTGCTGGAGCGGCTGCGCACGCAGCGCCCGGACGCGGTCGTCGTCGCGCTGCACGGCGGCGAGGGCGAGAACGGCTCGGTGCAGACGGTGCTGGAGATGCTGGAGGTGCCGTTCGTCGGCACCGGCTCCCAGGGCTGCCGCCGCGCGTGGGACAAGCCGACCGCGAAGGCGCTGCTGCAGAACGCCGGGTTCGTGACGCCCGGCTGGGCGGTGCTGCCGCACAGCACGTTCCGCGAGCTCGGCGCCCAGGCGGTGCTCGACGCGATGGTGGAGCGCCTCGGCCTCCCGCTCATCCTCAAGCCCGACCAAGGCGGATCGGCCCTCGGCACCCAGGTGGTCCGCGAAGCTACGGAACTGCCGGCGGCGATGGTCGGCTGCTTCGCCTACGGCGACACCGTTCTCGCCGAGCGGTTCGTCGACGGCGTCGAGGTGGCCGTCACGGTCATCGAGGGCGAGGACGGACCCGAGGCCCTCCCGGCGGTCGAGATCGTCCCGGAGAGCGGCGTGTACGACTACACGGCCCGCTACACGGCCGGCCTGACCGACTTCTTCACGCCGGCCCGGCTCGACGACGCCGCGGCCAAGGCGGTGGCCGAACTGGCGGTCGCCGCGCACCGCGTGCTCGGGCTGCGAGACATCTCCCGCACCGACGCGGTCGTCACGGCGGACGGCACGGTGTACTTCCTCGAGGTGAACCCGTCGCCGGGTCTCACCGAGACGTCGACGGTGCCGATGGCGGTCGAAGCCGCGGGCAAGTCGCTGGGGGCGGTCTTCGCCGAACTGATCGCGCGCGCGATTTCCCGCTGA
- the trxB gene encoding thioredoxin-disulfide reductase translates to MAAEEIRNLIIVGSGPAGYTAAVYAARAQLEPLVFEGTQFGGALMTTTEVENFPGFRDGIMGPDLMEEMRKQAERFGAELRAEDVESLELTGDVKYVVANGKRYAARAVILAMGAAARYLNVPGEQELLGRGVSACATCDGFFFRDHDIVVAGGGDSAMEEATFLTKFAKSVTVVHRRDEFRASKIMLERARANEKIKWKLNSQITGVLGDGKVEGLQLKDTKDGSESTLDVSGFFVAIGHDPRSQLVKGQVELDEDGYVVTQGRTSYTNVDGVFAAGDLVDRTYRQAITASGSGCSAAIDAERWLAEHGDPDAHEAPELVGGGYGAGTN, encoded by the coding sequence GTGGCTGCCGAGGAAATCAGGAACCTGATCATCGTCGGGTCGGGTCCTGCCGGATACACCGCTGCCGTTTATGCGGCACGGGCTCAGCTGGAACCGCTGGTGTTCGAGGGCACGCAGTTCGGCGGCGCGCTGATGACGACGACCGAGGTCGAGAACTTCCCCGGGTTCCGCGACGGGATCATGGGTCCGGACCTGATGGAGGAGATGCGCAAGCAGGCCGAGCGCTTCGGCGCCGAGCTGCGCGCGGAGGACGTCGAGTCGCTGGAGCTGACCGGGGACGTCAAGTACGTCGTCGCGAACGGCAAGCGCTACGCCGCCCGCGCGGTCATCCTCGCCATGGGTGCCGCGGCGCGGTACCTGAACGTGCCGGGCGAGCAGGAGCTGCTCGGCCGCGGTGTGTCGGCCTGTGCGACCTGTGACGGCTTCTTCTTCCGCGACCACGACATCGTGGTCGCCGGCGGTGGCGACTCGGCGATGGAGGAGGCGACCTTCCTGACGAAGTTCGCGAAGTCCGTCACGGTCGTCCACCGGCGCGACGAGTTCCGCGCGTCCAAGATCATGCTCGAGCGCGCCCGCGCGAACGAGAAGATCAAGTGGAAGCTGAACTCGCAGATCACCGGGGTGCTCGGGGACGGCAAGGTCGAGGGCCTGCAGCTGAAGGACACCAAGGACGGCAGCGAGTCGACGCTGGACGTCTCCGGCTTCTTCGTCGCGATCGGCCACGACCCCCGCAGCCAGCTGGTGAAGGGGCAGGTCGAGCTGGACGAGGACGGTTACGTCGTCACCCAGGGCCGCACCTCCTACACCAACGTCGACGGCGTCTTCGCGGCCGGCGACCTGGTGGACCGCACCTACCGGCAGGCGATCACCGCCTCGGGCTCCGGGTGCAGCGCGGCGATCGACGCGGAACGATGGCTCGCGGAGCACGGCGACCCGGACGCGCACGAAGCGCCCGAGCTCGTCGGCGGCGGCTACGGCGCGGGCACCAACTGA
- a CDS encoding protein kinase family protein, with protein sequence MDTRRSEQAGGANHVGKAQVGSLAPGRVVGDGRYRLLAQFGVDERGDAHLWRARDGQLKRDVALTLLVGDPADPEAARLARRTLERATHASKFGHGGVARVLDVLALGSGITSSEGLLGVVVAEWTKGSDLVDLVAQRPVAPAAAARMVQALAEAVEQAHQNGLVLGLDHPQRLRLTPNGALKLAFPGPLPEATLRDDVKALGAVLYLLLTGRWALPGGPPAIPPAPQTPQGRIVPPRQLVPTVPAELSSLAVRTIEDGGNGGIRTSAAILRMLDQVAEEEERTQLIKAVGGDPADGEGTVWTTKKPVKDVARRRKLALGVTVLVVATVVILAWGGLMLINVFQGDSKASGPSINVAAPPASSQSAGQPPASSQQPAPPPSPTVGAAVKPQAVAVYNPEGKGDNTARAKYAIDGKPETQWRTEQYKQQFPAVKPGVGLVVTFKDPINLSQVQVSGGTAGTKVEIRSATEKNPDLADTKVVGNGDLKDGDTTIALAQPTQGEYFIVWITQLGGAEDEFQTEIADLTFLPAG encoded by the coding sequence GTGGACACGAGGCGGAGCGAACAGGCGGGGGGTGCGAACCACGTGGGCAAGGCCCAGGTCGGATCGCTGGCCCCGGGGCGTGTGGTCGGCGACGGCCGCTATCGCCTCCTCGCGCAGTTCGGCGTGGACGAGCGGGGCGACGCCCACCTTTGGCGTGCCCGCGACGGGCAGCTGAAGCGGGACGTCGCGCTGACCCTGCTGGTCGGTGACCCGGCCGATCCGGAAGCCGCCCGGCTGGCCCGGCGCACCCTCGAGCGCGCCACGCACGCGTCCAAGTTCGGCCACGGCGGCGTCGCCCGCGTGCTGGACGTGCTCGCCCTCGGCAGCGGCATCACCTCGAGCGAAGGCCTGCTCGGCGTCGTCGTCGCGGAGTGGACGAAGGGCAGCGACCTGGTCGACCTCGTCGCGCAGCGGCCGGTGGCCCCCGCCGCGGCCGCGCGGATGGTGCAGGCGCTGGCCGAAGCCGTCGAGCAGGCGCACCAGAACGGGCTCGTCCTCGGGCTCGACCACCCGCAGCGCCTCCGCCTGACGCCGAACGGCGCGCTGAAGCTCGCGTTCCCCGGCCCGTTGCCGGAAGCCACCCTCCGCGACGACGTCAAGGCGCTCGGCGCGGTCCTCTACCTGCTGCTGACCGGCCGCTGGGCGCTGCCCGGCGGCCCGCCCGCGATCCCGCCGGCCCCGCAGACGCCGCAGGGCCGGATCGTCCCGCCGCGCCAGCTGGTGCCGACGGTCCCGGCCGAACTGTCGTCGCTGGCCGTCCGCACGATCGAGGACGGCGGCAACGGCGGCATCCGCACCAGCGCGGCCATCCTCCGGATGCTCGACCAGGTGGCCGAAGAGGAAGAGCGCACCCAGCTGATCAAGGCCGTCGGCGGGGACCCGGCCGACGGCGAAGGCACGGTCTGGACGACGAAGAAGCCGGTCAAGGACGTCGCCCGGCGGCGCAAGCTCGCGCTCGGCGTCACCGTGCTGGTGGTCGCGACGGTCGTCATCCTCGCCTGGGGCGGCCTGATGCTGATCAACGTCTTCCAGGGCGACTCGAAGGCGAGCGGGCCGTCGATCAACGTCGCCGCGCCGCCGGCGTCGAGCCAGTCCGCCGGGCAGCCGCCCGCCTCCAGCCAGCAGCCGGCCCCGCCGCCGTCGCCCACCGTCGGTGCGGCGGTGAAGCCGCAGGCCGTGGCCGTCTACAACCCCGAGGGCAAGGGCGACAACACCGCGCGGGCGAAGTACGCGATCGACGGCAAGCCCGAGACGCAGTGGCGGACCGAGCAGTACAAGCAGCAGTTCCCGGCCGTGAAGCCGGGGGTCGGGCTGGTCGTCACCTTCAAGGACCCGATCAACCTCAGCCAGGTGCAGGTGTCCGGCGGCACCGCGGGCACCAAGGTCGAGATCCGCTCGGCGACCGAAAAGAACCCCGATCTGGCCGACACGAAGGTGGTCGGCAACGGCGACTTGAAGGACGGCGACACCACGATCGCGCTGGCTCAGCCGACCCAGGGTGAGTACTTCATCGTCTGGATCACCCAGCTGGGTGGCGCCGAGGACGAGTTCCAGACCGAAATCGCGGACCTGACCTTCCTGCCTGCGGGGTGA
- the rsmG gene encoding 16S rRNA (guanine(527)-N(7))-methyltransferase RsmG — MSLEQAAVAVRAAAERVFGEHVDQAAGYVELLERHGVERGLIGPREVERLWERHVLNSAVIGEQMPEGARVVDVGSGAGLPGVPLAIARPDLDIVLLEPMARRVDWLAEVAEKLELPITIVRGRAEERSVREQHGGADIVTARAVAPLARLADWCLPLVRSDGFLVALKGASAAEEIDRDGAAIRKAGGADPLIIECGAAVLEVPSTVVKIRRLPTGAKPKARSRKR; from the coding sequence GTGAGCTTGGAGCAGGCCGCGGTGGCGGTGCGGGCCGCGGCGGAGCGAGTGTTCGGTGAGCACGTCGACCAAGCGGCCGGGTACGTCGAACTCCTGGAGCGCCACGGCGTCGAGCGCGGGCTGATCGGGCCGCGGGAAGTCGAGCGGCTGTGGGAGCGGCACGTCCTGAACTCGGCGGTCATCGGCGAGCAGATGCCCGAGGGTGCCCGGGTCGTGGACGTCGGGTCGGGCGCCGGGCTTCCGGGTGTACCGCTCGCGATCGCTCGACCGGACCTCGATATCGTCTTGCTTGAACCGATGGCTCGCCGGGTGGACTGGCTCGCCGAGGTAGCCGAGAAGCTGGAACTCCCGATCACCATCGTCCGTGGCCGCGCGGAGGAGCGGTCTGTGCGTGAGCAGCACGGTGGCGCCGACATCGTCACCGCTCGCGCGGTCGCCCCGCTCGCCCGGCTCGCGGACTGGTGTCTGCCGCTCGTTCGTTCCGACGGCTTCCTGGTGGCCCTCAAGGGTGCCAGCGCCGCGGAGGAGATCGATCGGGACGGAGCCGCCATCCGCAAGGCCGGTGGGGCCGATCCTCTGATCATCGAGTGCGGTGCCGCGGTACTAGAGGTCCCCAGCACGGTTGTGAAGATCCGCCGCCTACCGACAGGCGCCAAGCCGAAGGCGCGGAGCAGGAAGCGTTAA
- a CDS encoding ParB/RepB/Spo0J family partition protein, with product MTERRGGLGRGLAALIPTGPATGGPLPTGDPAADKKAADDKGWFAANGAAKSHSGEVAGAVYREIPVGSVKPNPKQPRQVFDEEALAELEHSIREFGLMQPIVVRELGNDEYELVMGERRLRASQQAELEAIPAIVRQTADESMLRDALLENIHRVQLNPLEEAAAYQQLLDEFAVTHEELASRIGRSRPVITNTIRLLKLPLPVQRRVAAGVLSAGHARALLSLEDADSQEELAARIIAEGMSVRATEEAVTLKKSEKPAKPKPAVRKPIQAPGLQELANRLSDRFDTRVKVDLGRRKGRITLEFGSVDDLERIVAIIDANGANQTPKTD from the coding sequence ATGACCGAGCGCCGAGGAGGGCTGGGGCGCGGCCTCGCCGCCCTGATCCCGACCGGGCCCGCCACGGGCGGTCCGCTGCCCACCGGGGACCCGGCGGCGGACAAGAAGGCGGCTGACGACAAGGGCTGGTTCGCGGCCAACGGCGCGGCGAAGTCGCACAGCGGCGAGGTCGCCGGCGCCGTCTACCGCGAGATCCCGGTCGGCTCGGTCAAGCCCAACCCGAAGCAGCCGCGGCAGGTCTTCGACGAAGAAGCGCTTGCCGAACTCGAGCACTCGATCCGCGAGTTCGGGCTCATGCAGCCCATCGTGGTCCGCGAGCTCGGGAACGACGAGTACGAACTCGTCATGGGCGAGCGGCGCCTCCGTGCGTCGCAGCAAGCGGAACTCGAAGCGATCCCGGCGATCGTCCGGCAGACCGCCGACGAGTCGATGCTGCGCGACGCGCTCCTGGAGAACATCCACCGCGTCCAGCTGAACCCGCTCGAAGAGGCGGCGGCGTACCAGCAGCTGCTCGACGAGTTCGCGGTCACCCACGAGGAGCTGGCGAGCCGGATCGGGCGCAGCCGCCCGGTCATCACCAACACGATCCGGCTCCTCAAGCTCCCCCTGCCGGTCCAGCGCCGGGTCGCCGCGGGCGTTCTGTCCGCCGGGCACGCGCGCGCGTTGCTGTCCCTGGAGGACGCCGACAGCCAGGAAGAGCTCGCTGCGCGGATCATCGCGGAAGGCATGTCGGTCCGGGCGACCGAGGAAGCCGTCACGCTGAAGAAGAGCGAGAAGCCGGCCAAGCCGAAGCCCGCGGTGCGCAAGCCGATCCAGGCGCCGGGTCTGCAGGAGCTCGCCAACCGCCTCTCGGACCGGTTCGACACCCGCGTGAAGGTCGACCTCGGCCGTCGCAAGGGCCGGATCACGCTCGAATTCGGCTCGGTCGACGACCTCGAACGCATCGTCGCGATCATCGATGCGAATGGGGCAAATCAGACACCGAAAACCGATTAG
- the sigM gene encoding RNA polymerase sigma factor SigM encodes MTAAAPTDADLIAAHAAGDPHAFSELVQRHRDRMWAVALRTVRDPEEAADALQDAFISAFRAADKFRAESQVTTWLHRIVVNACLDRIRRRQARPTVPLPETGFNEPASPRDSMAERETSLLVREALEQLPEEQRAPIVLVDVEGYSVAETAKLLGIAEGTVKSRCARGRGKLAKVLGHLRNPDAIANVPTHESKRAGRQPGSGEGR; translated from the coding sequence GTGACAGCTGCAGCTCCCACGGATGCGGATCTGATAGCGGCTCACGCCGCGGGGGACCCCCATGCGTTCAGCGAACTCGTCCAGCGACATCGCGACCGCATGTGGGCGGTCGCCCTGCGCACGGTCCGCGATCCCGAAGAGGCCGCCGACGCGTTGCAGGACGCGTTCATCTCGGCGTTCCGGGCCGCCGACAAGTTCCGCGCGGAGTCGCAGGTCACGACGTGGCTGCACCGGATCGTGGTGAACGCCTGCCTCGACCGGATCCGCCGCCGCCAGGCCCGGCCGACCGTGCCGCTGCCGGAGACCGGCTTCAACGAGCCGGCGTCGCCGCGCGACTCGATGGCCGAGCGGGAGACCAGCCTGCTCGTGCGCGAGGCCTTGGAGCAGCTGCCCGAGGAGCAGCGCGCGCCGATCGTGCTCGTCGACGTCGAGGGCTACTCCGTCGCCGAGACGGCGAAGCTGCTGGGCATCGCCGAAGGCACCGTGAAGAGCCGGTGCGCGCGGGGCCGCGGAAAACTCGCGAAGGTTCTCGGGCACCTGCGGAACCCCGATGCGATTGCGAACGTCCCAACTCACGAAAGCAAACGGGCCGGGCGTCAGCCGGGTAGCGGGGAGGGACGATGA
- a CDS encoding N-acetylmuramoyl-L-alanine amidase produces the protein MRVLRRGDAGPDVAEIRSILAGMDLLPPVTGTDDDYGTFDGAVEHAVRAFQQRRGLMTDGVVGPATFQALKGASYHLGSRPLSYMIASPVHGDDVFTLQERLTELGFDAGRPDGYFGPATERALKTFQRDMRLTPDGMCGPATIRELHRLSSPRARGGRPVFLREQEQVRQAGPRLRGKRIVIDPGHGGDDLGVVAGSLREADIAWDLARRLEGRMKATGMEALISRGPNHSPTELERARFANDAGADLFLSLHSDGNPSPRAQGIASFHFGTGNGTTSTVGELLAGFIQREVAARTGMLDCRTHYKTWEIFTRTRCPAVRVEIGYLTNPDDGRKLADPAFRDIVAEGILIAVKRLYLLGEGDQPTGTFTFADVLAHELAKAE, from the coding sequence ATGCGGGTACTCCGCCGCGGTGACGCCGGTCCGGACGTCGCCGAGATCAGGTCCATCCTGGCCGGGATGGACCTGCTCCCGCCGGTCACCGGTACCGACGACGACTACGGCACGTTCGACGGCGCCGTCGAGCACGCCGTCCGTGCCTTCCAGCAGCGTCGTGGGCTGATGACCGACGGCGTCGTGGGTCCGGCGACGTTCCAGGCGCTCAAGGGCGCCAGCTACCACCTGGGCAGCCGTCCGCTGTCCTACATGATCGCGTCCCCGGTCCACGGCGACGACGTCTTCACGCTCCAGGAGCGGCTGACCGAGCTGGGCTTCGACGCCGGCCGCCCCGACGGCTACTTCGGCCCGGCGACCGAGCGCGCGCTCAAGACGTTCCAGCGCGACATGCGCCTGACGCCGGACGGCATGTGCGGCCCGGCGACCATCCGCGAGCTGCACCGCCTGTCCTCGCCGCGCGCCCGGGGCGGCCGCCCCGTGTTCCTGCGCGAGCAGGAGCAGGTCCGCCAGGCCGGTCCGCGGCTGCGCGGCAAGCGCATCGTGATCGACCCGGGCCACGGCGGCGACGACCTCGGCGTGGTCGCCGGCAGCCTGCGTGAGGCCGACATCGCGTGGGACCTCGCGCGGCGCCTCGAAGGCCGGATGAAGGCGACGGGCATGGAGGCGCTGATCTCCCGCGGCCCGAACCACAGCCCCACCGAGCTGGAGCGCGCCCGCTTCGCGAACGACGCGGGCGCGGACCTGTTCCTGTCCCTGCACAGCGACGGCAACCCCTCGCCGCGCGCCCAGGGCATCGCGAGCTTCCACTTCGGCACCGGCAACGGCACGACCTCGACGGTGGGTGAGCTGCTGGCCGGCTTCATCCAGCGCGAGGTCGCGGCCCGCACGGGCATGCTGGACTGCCGCACGCACTACAAGACCTGGGAGATCTTCACCCGCACCCGCTGCCCGGCGGTCCGTGTGGAGATCGGCTACCTGACGAACCCGGACGACGGCCGCAAGCTCGCCGATCCGGCGTTCCGCGACATCGTCGCCGAGGGCATCCTCATCGCCGTCAAGCGCCTGTACTTGCTCGGCGAAGGCGACCAGCCGACGGGAACGTTCACGTTCGCCGACGTCCTGGCGCACGAGCTGGCGAAGGCCGAATAG
- a CDS encoding GNAT family N-acetyltransferase, giving the protein MSRRVVGVTLDNLEHLPKSCRRCVYWELAPHLKNQAEEFGATEVEKEAWVSSVLLEWGSCGRIVYSDTLPVGFVLYAPPNAVPRALAFPTSPPSADAVLLTAFQVLPEFRGGGLGRMLVQAVAKDLTKRGVRAIEAFGDARPDETDPDGGHSCVLPAAFLQSVGFKTVRPHPKWPRLRLELRSAITWKEDVEAALERLLGQVTITTAEPSLGRA; this is encoded by the coding sequence GTGTCGCGTCGCGTCGTGGGCGTCACACTGGACAACCTCGAGCACTTGCCGAAGAGCTGTCGCCGGTGTGTCTACTGGGAGCTCGCTCCCCACCTGAAGAACCAGGCGGAGGAGTTCGGCGCCACCGAGGTCGAGAAGGAAGCCTGGGTCTCGAGCGTGCTGCTCGAGTGGGGTTCCTGCGGCCGCATCGTCTACAGCGACACGCTGCCGGTCGGGTTCGTGCTGTACGCCCCGCCGAACGCCGTCCCGCGCGCGCTGGCCTTCCCGACGTCCCCGCCGAGCGCGGACGCCGTCCTCCTCACGGCCTTCCAGGTCCTCCCGGAGTTCCGCGGCGGCGGCCTCGGCCGGATGCTGGTCCAGGCGGTCGCCAAGGACCTGACCAAGCGCGGTGTCCGCGCGATCGAGGCGTTCGGCGACGCCCGCCCCGACGAGACGGACCCGGACGGCGGGCACAGCTGCGTGCTGCCGGCCGCGTTCCTGCAGAGCGTCGGCTTCAAGACGGTCCGCCCGCACCCGAAGTGGCCGCGCCTGCGCCTGGAGCTGCGCTCGGCGATCACCTGGAAGGAAGACGTCGAGGCCGCGCTGGAGCGTCTCCTCGGCCAGGTGACGATCACCACCGCCGAGCCGAGTCTCGGCCGCGCCTGA
- a CDS encoding PLP-dependent aminotransferase family protein yields MTENRPSKPHSGRQNLDPHLERYAARTAGMTASEIRALFAVASRPEVVSLAGGMPNLAALPLDTLSAQVAEIIAEDGLVALQYGSAHGVPALREQICEIMALEGIKAHPDDVVVTVGSQMGLDMVTRLFCDPGDVVIAEGPSYVGALGSFAAYQAQVVHVAMDDQGLVPSLLREALDRTKKAGRRVKFLYTIPNFHNPAGVTLAVERRAEILEICREHDVLVVEDNPYGLLGFNGQIYPALRSTDPENVVYLGSFSKTFASGLRVGWVLAPHAVREKLVLAAESATLCPPTFNQMIVSRYLATHDWKGQIKKFRENYRERRDAMLSALEQYLPPGCSWTKPDGGFYVWVTVPEGVDTKAMLPRAVTARVAYASGTGFYADGFGSRQMRLSYCYPTPERIREGVRRLAAVLESEMDLARTFGSVGTRQIQGPQNPSPDTV; encoded by the coding sequence ATGACCGAGAACCGCCCCAGCAAGCCGCACAGCGGCCGCCAGAACCTCGACCCCCACCTCGAGCGGTACGCCGCCCGGACCGCGGGGATGACCGCTTCGGAGATCCGAGCGCTCTTCGCGGTCGCCAGCCGGCCCGAGGTGGTTTCGCTGGCCGGCGGCATGCCGAACCTGGCGGCGCTCCCGCTCGACACGCTGTCGGCACAGGTGGCCGAGATCATCGCCGAAGACGGCCTGGTGGCACTGCAGTACGGCTCCGCGCACGGCGTTCCCGCGCTGCGCGAGCAGATCTGCGAAATCATGGCCCTCGAGGGCATCAAGGCGCACCCGGACGACGTCGTCGTGACCGTCGGCTCCCAGATGGGCCTGGACATGGTCACGCGGCTGTTCTGCGACCCGGGTGACGTCGTGATCGCCGAAGGCCCCTCGTACGTCGGCGCGCTGGGCTCCTTCGCCGCGTACCAGGCGCAGGTCGTGCACGTGGCGATGGACGACCAGGGCCTGGTGCCTTCGTTGCTGCGGGAGGCGCTCGACCGGACGAAGAAGGCCGGCCGCCGGGTCAAGTTCCTCTACACGATCCCGAACTTCCACAACCCCGCCGGCGTGACACTGGCCGTCGAGCGGCGCGCGGAGATCCTCGAGATCTGCCGCGAGCACGACGTCCTCGTCGTCGAAGACAACCCGTACGGGTTGCTCGGCTTCAACGGCCAGATCTACCCCGCGCTGCGCTCGACCGACCCCGAGAACGTCGTCTACCTCGGCTCGTTCTCCAAGACGTTCGCCTCCGGCCTGCGCGTCGGCTGGGTGCTCGCGCCGCACGCCGTGCGCGAGAAGCTCGTGCTGGCCGCGGAGTCGGCCACGCTGTGCCCGCCGACGTTCAACCAGATGATCGTGTCGCGCTACCTGGCCACGCACGACTGGAAGGGCCAGATCAAGAAGTTCCGCGAGAACTACCGCGAACGGCGTGACGCGATGCTGTCCGCGCTGGAGCAGTACCTGCCGCCGGGCTGCTCGTGGACGAAGCCGGACGGCGGGTTCTACGTCTGGGTGACGGTGCCGGAGGGCGTCGACACCAAGGCGATGCTGCCGCGCGCGGTGACCGCCCGGGTGGCGTACGCGTCCGGCACCGGCTTCTACGCCGACGGCTTCGGCAGCCGCCAGATGCGGCTGTCCTACTGCTACCCGACGCCGGAGCGGATCCGCGAGGGCGTGCGGCGGCTGGCCGCCGTGCTGGAGTCCGAAATGGACCTGGCCCGCACCTTCGGTAGCGTGGGCACGCGCCAGATCCAGGGGCCGCAGAACCCGTCACCCGACACGGTTTAG
- the trxA gene encoding thioredoxin translates to MTNTVKVTDATFVDEVLTSEKPVLVDFWATWCGPCKMVAPVLEEIAAENGEKLTIAKIDIDENPNTPRDYQVMSIPTLILFQGGKPVKQIVGAKPKAALLSDLADVL, encoded by the coding sequence ATGACCAACACCGTGAAGGTGACCGACGCGACGTTCGTCGACGAGGTCCTGACCAGCGAAAAGCCGGTTCTCGTCGACTTCTGGGCCACCTGGTGCGGCCCGTGCAAGATGGTCGCCCCGGTGCTCGAGGAGATCGCGGCGGAAAACGGCGAGAAGCTGACCATCGCCAAGATCGACATCGACGAGAACCCGAACACGCCGCGTGACTACCAGGTGATGTCCATCCCGACGCTGATCCTGTTCCAGGGCGGCAAGCCGGTGAAGCAGATCGTCGGCGCCAAGCCGAAGGCCGCGCTGCTGTCGGACCTCGCCGACGTTCTCTGA